A single window of Myxocyprinus asiaticus isolate MX2 ecotype Aquarium Trade chromosome 48, UBuf_Myxa_2, whole genome shotgun sequence DNA harbors:
- the LOC127437596 gene encoding protein VAC14 homolog isoform X2, with translation MISWIHVLVSVPDINLLDYLPEILDGLFQILGDSSKEIRRMCEVVLGEFLKEIKKNPSSVKFAEMANILVIHCQVSDESKSTNDLIQLTAMTWMREFIQLAGRVVLPYSSGILTAVLPCLSYDDRKKSTKEAASPCNHSLMKLVTPEDDEDDEDLQTKTSLSSDETPSKREGDLNDSLSESQESVGFSNISFFTPAGSDRSAVTLDLDGIVQVLNRHLHDSSTGMMTRIAVLKWLYHLYIKTPRKMFKHTDSLFPMLLKTLSDESDEVILKDLEVLAEIASSPAGQTDTSGSCNNSDSKSQLHIPGRFKDGQQMVVGSKMADMSPSTPSMNSYFYKFMINLLKCFSLERKLLEMRGAFIIRQLCLLLHAENIFHSMADILLKEEDLKFASTMVQTLNTILLTSAELFQLRNQLKDLRTQESCALFCCLYRSWCHNPVATVSLCFLTQNYRHAYDLIQKFGDLEVTVDFLMEVDKLVQLIESPIFTYLRLQLLDVEHNPYLIKALYGLLMLLPQSQAFQLLSHRLSCVPNPELMRTVEDPKVPVKDKRVAQPHIDYSELLQRFDRVQSKHLEVRHQRTGRSEHPDRKLML, from the exons ATGATCTCCTGG ATCCACGTGTTAGTGTCTGTTCCTGATATCAACCTCCTGGACTACCTACCAGAAATTCTAGATGGACTCTTTCAGATTCTTGGAGACAGCAGCAAAGAGATCAGACGAAT GTGTGAGGTGGTATTGGGGGAATTCCTGAAAGAAATCAAGAAGAATCCTTCCAGTGTCAAGTTTGCAGAAATGGCCAACATCTTAGTCATCCACTGTCAAGTGTCTGATGAATCAAAGTCCA CTAACGATCTCATCCAGTTGACTGCTATGACATGGATGAGAGAATTTATCCAGCTTGCAGGGAGAGTGGTTCTGCCGTATTCCTCTGGCATATTGACAGCAGTGCTACCGTGCCTTTCCTATGATGATCGCAAGAAAA GCACTAAAGAGGCTGCCAGTCCATGTAATCACAGCCTGATGAAGCTTGTGACTCCtgaagatgatgaggatgatgaagaCTTGCAGACCAAAACTTCCCTTTCTAGCGACGAGACTCCATCTAAGAGAGAAGGAGATCTGAATG attccCTCAGTGAGTCACAGGAGTCAGTGGGTTTCAGCAACATCTCTTTCTTCACGCCAGCAGG TTCTGACAGGTCTGCAGTAACTTTGGACCTGGATGGCATAGTGCAAGTACTGAACCGACATTTACACGATTCGTCCACTGGAATGATGACTCGTATTGCTGTATTAAAGTGGCTATACCATCTCTACATCAAGACCCCTCGTAAG ATGTTCAAGCACACAGATAGTTTGTTCCCCATGCTACTAAAAACACTGTCAGACGAATCTGATGAA GTAATTTTAAAAGACCTGGAGGTTTTAGCAGAGATTGCATCATCACCTGCTGGACAGACCGACACCTCTGGATCATGTAACAACTCGGATAGCAAATCGCAGCTCCATATACCAGGCAGATTCAAAGATGGGCAGCAAATGGTGGTGG GTTCTAAGATGGCTGACATGTCTCCCTCCACCCCCAGCATGAATTCATACTTCTACAAGTTCATGATTAATTTGCTCAAATGCTTCAGTTTAGAGAGGAAACTTCTAGAAATGAGGGGGGCCTTCATTATCAG ACAGCTATGTCTCCTCTTGCATGCGGAAAACATATTCCACTCCATGGCAGACATCTTACTCAAGGAGGAAGATCTGAAATTTGCATCCACTATGGTGCAAACACTGAACACTATTCTGCTTACTTCTGCCGAACTGTTCCAGCTGCGAAACCAGCTCAAAGACCTACGCACCCAG GAGAGCTGTGCTCTTTTTTGCTGCCTCTATCGCTCTTGGTGTCACAATCCAGTGGCCACTGTGTCCCTCTGCTTCCTGACCCAGAACTATCGCCATGCCTATGACCTCATCCAGAAATT TGGAGATCTGGAGGTGACTGTGGACTTCCTCATGGAGGTTGATAAACTCGTGCAGCTAATAGAAAGCCCCATCTTTACCT ATCTCCGTTTGCAGTTACTGGATGTAGAGCATAACCCTTATCTGATCAAAGCTCTGTACGGCCTGCTGATGCTGCTTCCTCAGAGTCAAGCTTTCCAGCTGCTTTCACATCGGCTGAGCTGTGTGCCAAACCCTGAACTCATGAGGACTGT GGAAGACCCAAAGGTACCCGTCAAGGATAAACGAGTAGCCCAGCCACACATAGACTACAGTGAACTGCTCCAGCGCTTTGACCGAGTCCAGAGCAAACATCTGGAAGTGAGGCATCAGAGGACGGGCCGCTCGGAGCATCCAGACAGGAAGCTGATGTTGTAA